One Engystomops pustulosus chromosome 7, aEngPut4.maternal, whole genome shotgun sequence DNA window includes the following coding sequences:
- the CSRP3 gene encoding cysteine and glycine-rich protein 3 has product MPNLGGGAKCGACGKTVYHAEEIQCNGRSFHKPCFICMVCRKALDSTTVAAHESEIYCKSCYGRKYGPKGYGYGQGAGCLSTDTGERFGIEVAQTHPSHGSPTTTHSSKFAQKFGATEKCPRCGKSVYAAEKVMGGGRPWHKTCFRCALCGKSLDSTTVTEKDGEIYCKVCYAKNFGPKGIGFGGLTQVEQKED; this is encoded by the exons ATGCCGAATCTGGGCGGAGGTGCCAAATGCGGAGCTTGTGGGAAGACGGTTTACCACGCGGAGGAGATCCAGTGCAATGGACGCAGCTTCCATAAGCCATGTTTTATATGTA TGGTTTGCAGGAAGGCTCTGGATAGCACCACGGTGGCTGCACATGAATCTGAAATCTACTGCAAGTCTTGTTACGGTAGAAAGTACGGCCCTAAGGGTTACGGCTACGGACAAGGCGCCGGCTGCTTGAGCACTGACACTGGAGAGAGATTTGGGATTGAAGTTGCTCA GACTCATCCCTCCCATGGCTCTCCCACCACCACACACTCCTCCAAGTTTGCACAGAAGTTCGGAGCCACAGAAAAATGTCCCAGATGTGGAAAATCCGTCTACGCTGCCGAGAAAGTGATGGGAGGTGGAAGG CCTTGGCATAAAACCTGTTTCCGGTGCGCACTGTGTGGGAAGAGTCTGGACTCCACCACCGTCACGGAGAAGGATGGAGAAATCTACTGTAAAG TTTGTTACGCCAAAAACTTTGGTCCAAAGGGAATAGGATTCGGAGGCCTGACGCAGGTGGAGCAGAAGGAAGAC